The following DNA comes from Chryseobacterium gallinarum.
TGACAATCCAGCTTCTCCCGTAGAACATATCCTTTTTGTAAGCTGGCCGGCCTCCAGCAGCCTTGTTCCGCTGACTTATTTTGATGACAAGGCATCAAGCATTAATTCCGGAACCTCATTATTAAGATTATTCTATTTCTACACTCAGTTCCTAAAAGATATTTTTTCCAGCCGCGACCTGGCCCCATGCAATCAAAGGATCCATATTATGGCTCATTCTATGGGAAACAGGGTACTTCAAAGCATGCTGTACAGTCTTAAAAGCGAAAATATCCTACGGGTAATTGATCAGGTCATTCTGCTGAATGCCGATGTTACCTATAAAGTATTTGAAGACTCTGAAAATTCATTTAATAAACTACCTTTATTGGCTAACCGGATTTCTGTTTATCTGAACAGGCAGGATGTCATTCTGGGGATTTCACAGTTTACCAAAAATATCCTTACCCCAAGACTTGGTAAAAACGGACCCAGCAATATTGAACCATTTAAGGATATTGTTTCCATTATTGATTGTACGTTTGTAAAAGACGACCTTTTAAACAGCTTTAAATTTGAAGTGGGAAATCATTGGGGATACCTTTCAAGTTCGCAGGTTCAAAGTGATATTTTCCAAAATTTATACGGAATAGATAGGAATTTAATCACCAATAGAATCAAAAATAACGAAAACATTTTCACAATTATTGCTTAACAATGACGTAAAATTAGCTTAATAAAGTTAACCGTATGTTAAATTTATTCTTGCCTATGAGACTGGCACAGAGATTGCCAATTCATAAACAAGGGAATTACAATTTTTTTATCATGAAACAGATTAAAAAAAAGCTTTCTCATATCGTAAAATATATCAAGAAAGCGATTTTCGTAAAAGATGTGATTTAAATAAGGGACAATAACTTATAAAATTATAGATATCCGAGCCTAGCATTACTACTTCAGCTTATTACCGTACCGGAGATTAATTCCTACAATTCTATTGCAGGAATTGGTTCCTAATGCTCATTACATGATAAATGTTTGATTAGCTGTATGAACTGAAGCCGGATCAGGCAACAGAGTGCTGGACATTGGAATAATCTTTAATCCTGATTATGTTGCTTATTTTCTGAACCACAACAGCTCGTTTCTGAGTTCAAGATGTGATTCAAAGTTATTGACAAATAAAGCTCCGGTACCTAATCCCTGAGGCATCGGATTTTTTTTGGTAAAAGTATACTGGGCAATAGCATTCAATCCTATATTACTTTCCAGTGCAGAGGTGATCCACCAGCCAATATTCTGGTTTTCGGCTAAAGAAATCCATTCATCTGAACCGGAAAACCCACCCACTAAAGCTGGTTTTAAGATAATATACTGCGGTTTTATACATTCTAAAAGCCTTTTCTTTTCTTCTGCATCAACTATACCGATCAATTCTTCATCCAGAGCAATCGGCGTAGGCGTGGTAGCACATAATCCGGCCATATCATCCCAACGTCCAGCTTTAACAGGCTGTTCAATGGAGTGAATATCCAAATCTGCCAGTTGCTGCAAAACAATTACCGCTTCATCTTTGCTGAAACCTCCATTGGCATCAACACGCAATTCCAACTGATCTTTAGAAAACTTTTTCCTTA
Coding sequences within:
- a CDS encoding alpha/beta hydrolase; the protein is MAVYILSNRKIVRYKGERVDSFSNDEYSIPNFRIAKCNFDNYKEPSAQAKKKKDYTNRNILDYKLFSEPEKQGYQEVLDVLLSEKGIKPSVLTANNLGGTQRMFYELYKNMSSAKDRSDVLIFIHGYAYTFDDELKAIIDLKKLFIDNPASPVEHILFVSWPASSSLVPLTYFDDKASSINSGTSLLRLFYFYTQFLKDIFSSRDLAPCNQRIHIMAHSMGNRVLQSMLYSLKSENILRVIDQVILLNADVTYKVFEDSENSFNKLPLLANRISVYLNRQDVILGISQFTKNILTPRLGKNGPSNIEPFKDIVSIIDCTFVKDDLLNSFKFEVGNHWGYLSSSQVQSDIFQNLYGIDRNLITNRIKNNENIFTIIA
- the menC gene encoding o-succinylbenzoate synthase translates to MKASYFKYLLQFKRPSGTSRGVLLDKETFILEISEEGKKGTGECAIFRGLSFDDRPDYEDRLKWLCNNITQNSAYLKEELKDFPSIWFGYEQALLNLKNGGNLYFPSEFTEGKSAITINGLIWMGDAGYMEEQIQDKLEKGFHCIKLKIGVNWQEEHIILQKLRKKFSKDQLELRVDANGGFSKDEAVIVLQQLADLDIHSIEQPVKAGRWDDMAGLCATTPTPIALDEELIGIVDAEEKKRLLECIKPQYIILKPALVGGFSGSDEWISLAENQNIGWWITSALESNIGLNAIAQYTFTKKNPMPQGLGTGALFVNNFESHLELRNELLWFRK